The genomic region atttgctaatttttatattcatatttgatTTTAACATCATCTTCTTGAATTGTTgcctgtaaaataaaatttttacaatcatctacaatacaataaaaaaaagttatacgtACCTAACGATCAAAAATGAATTACAAGCAACAACACGAGTAATATGTATACTGTCGACATCAATCAGAATAATTGTATCCATCATAATTAGAATAGTGTTGTAGCAAATAATTGGTACGTAATACTTGTTCATATCTATTATCCATTCTATGGAAATCACGAAGAATCGTGACTCGTTAGAAGGCCATATGATatcaaataatatcaatttaaatggATTCGTAACATATGCTGCTATCGTTAAGTACATTATAACtacaattttatgaaaaacatatatattttatattacttgtatatttataatttatacacatagatgtgtgtgtgtgtgtgtgtgtgtgtgtgtgtgtgtgtgtgtgtgtgtgtgtgtgtgtgtgtgtgtgtgtatgtctgtatgtttttatttataaattgtagaagaaatttataattatatttataaatatataaatatatcacaaattaatattttcttggcaaaaaattatatgaatatagaATTTTGTTGATGCAATTCTAACAAGA from Solenopsis invicta isolate M01_SB chromosome 7, UNIL_Sinv_3.0, whole genome shotgun sequence harbors:
- the LOC113002990 gene encoding uncharacterized protein LOC113002990, translated to MYLTIAAYVTNPFKLILFDIIWPSNESRFFVISIEWIIDMNKYYVPIICYNTILIMMDTIILIDVDSIHITRVVACNSFLIVRQQFKKMMLKSNMNIKISKCCECRMNAIFQSASEHVIYQEYVIYLKKFQIALELVDILNLMYRTMALISLLIGYTILNVEEIQVIIISCYLCRKEKNITINKY